One segment of Macaca fascicularis isolate 582-1 chromosome 4, T2T-MFA8v1.1 DNA contains the following:
- the AMD1 gene encoding S-adenosylmethionine decarboxylase proenzyme: MEAAHFFEGTEKLLEVWFSRQQPEANQGSGDLRTIPRSEWDVLLKDVQCSIISVTKTDKQEAYVLSESSMFVSKRRFILKTCGTTLLLKALVPLLKLARDYSGFDSIQSFFYSRKNFMKPSHQGYPHRNFQEEIEFLNAIFPNGAAYCMGRMNSDCWYLYTLDFPESRVISQPDQTLEILMSELDPAVMDQFYMKDGVTAKDVTRESGIRDLIPGSVIDATMFNPCGYSMNGMKSDGTYWTIHITPEPEFSYVSFETNLSQTSYDDLIRKVVEVFKPGKFVTTLFVNQSSKCRTVLASPQKIEGFKRLDCQSAMFNDYNFVFTSFAKKQQQQQS; this comes from the exons ATGGAAGCTGCACATTTTTTCGAAGGGACCGAGAAGCTGCTGGAGGTTTGGTTCTCCCGGCAGCAGCCCGAGGCAAACCAAGGATCTGGGGATCTTCGCACTATCCCAAG ATCTGAGTGGGACGTACTTTTGAAGGATGTGCAATGTTCAATCATAAGTGTGACAAAAACTGACAAGCAGGAAGCTTATGTACTCAG TGAGAGTAGCATGTTTGTCTCCAAGAGACGTTTCATTTTGAAGACATGTGGTACCACCCTCTTGCTGAAAGCACTGGTTCCCCTGTTGAAGCTTGCTAGGGATTACAGTGGGTTTGACTCAATTCAA agCTTCTTTTATTCTCGTAAGAATTTCATGAAGCCTTCTCACCAAGGGTACCCACACCGGAATTTCCAGGAAGAAATAGAGTTTCTTAATGCAATTTTCCCAA ATGGAGCAGCATACTGTATGGGACGTATGAATTCTGACTGTTG gtACTTATATACTCTGGATTTCCCAGAGAGTCGGGTAATCAGTCAGCCAGATCAAACCTTGGAAATTCTGATGAGTGAGCTTGACCCAGCAGTTATGGACCAGTTCTACATGAAAGATGGTGTTACTGCAAAGGATGTCACTCGT gagAGTGGAATTCGTGACCTGATACCAGGTTCTGTCATTGATGCCACAATGTTCAATCCTTGTGGGTATTCAATGAATGGAATGAAATCGGAT GGAACTTATTGGACTATTCACATCACTCCAGAACCAGAATTTTCTTATGTTAGCTTTGAAACAAACTTAAGTCAGACCTCCTATGATGACCTGATCAGGAAAGTTGTAGAAGTCTTCAAGCCAGGAAAATTTGTGACCACCTTGTTTGTTAATcag agtTCTAAATGTCGCACAGTGCTTGCTTCGCCTCAGAAGATTGAAGGTTTTAAGCGTCTTGATTGCCAGAGTGCTATGTTCAATgattacaattttgtttttaccAGTTTTGCTAAGaagcagcaacaacagcagagttga